The nucleotide window GCATCGAAGTTCGGATATCAGTATCGGGGGGATGTATTTGATCACGAAGCAAGGTTTCCCGACGGGAAACTCGATCACCCTTCGGTTCAAGCTTCGGGATTCCGATGCCCGGCCGATTCAGGCCCGGGCCCGCGTGCTTTACACCCATAAGGGCGTCGGAGTCGGCCTGGGTTTTATCGATCTCAATTCCGAGGACCTGGCGAGCATCGTGAAATTTACCGAGCAGGCGTGAGATACTTCCGGCTGAAACCTAGAACCGTCGAAACCTGCGGGTGGCGAAGGAGAATGGAAGACGGGGTGATTTAATGATCGGAGGTGCGGGATGAAAGTCATCGTGATCGGCGCGACGGGAACGATCGGAACGGCGGTGGCCGGCGCCCTGTCGAAGCGCCACGAGGTGGTTCGCGTGGGAAACAAGAAGGGGGATCATCGGGTGGATTTGGCCTCTCCCGATTCCCTCAGGAAACTGTTCCGCGC belongs to Nitrospiria bacterium and includes:
- a CDS encoding PilZ domain-containing protein — translated: MADPKHDERRSSGRVPFDKEVEVVGVGVHRSSDISIGGMYLITKQGFPTGNSITLRFKLRDSDARPIQARARVLYTHKGVGVGLGFIDLNSEDLASIVKFTEQA